One window of the Marinoscillum sp. 108 genome contains the following:
- the sucD gene encoding succinate--CoA ligase subunit alpha codes for MSVLVNKNSKIIVQGFTGTEGTFHATQMIEYGTNVVGGVTPGKGGQSHLDKPVFNTVKDAVDATGADVSIIFVPPAFAADAIMEAADAGIKVIITITEGIPVKDMMKAKPYAIARGAKLVGPNCPGVITPGEAKVGIMPGFVFKKGNIGIVSKSGTLTYEAADQVVKAGLGITTAIGIGGDPIIGTSTKDAVQLLMEDPETEGIVMIGEIGGNYEAEAAKWIKENGNKKPVVGFIAGQTAPPGRRMGHAGAIIGGADDTAAAKMKIMAANGIHVVNSPADIGEVMKKALG; via the coding sequence ATGAGCGTTCTAGTTAATAAAAATTCTAAAATAATCGTACAGGGCTTTACCGGCACTGAAGGAACCTTCCACGCCACTCAAATGATTGAGTACGGCACGAATGTAGTAGGAGGCGTAACTCCAGGCAAAGGTGGACAAAGCCACCTGGACAAACCTGTGTTTAATACTGTGAAGGATGCCGTAGATGCAACAGGTGCTGACGTATCTATCATCTTCGTGCCACCAGCATTCGCTGCTGATGCCATCATGGAAGCTGCTGATGCAGGCATCAAGGTTATCATCACCATCACAGAGGGTATTCCTGTGAAGGACATGATGAAAGCCAAACCTTACGCCATTGCCAGAGGAGCCAAACTGGTAGGGCCAAACTGCCCTGGGGTGATCACTCCGGGTGAAGCCAAAGTGGGCATTATGCCAGGTTTTGTATTTAAGAAAGGAAATATTGGGATCGTTTCTAAATCAGGAACATTGACCTACGAAGCAGCCGATCAGGTAGTAAAAGCAGGATTGGGTATTACTACCGCCATCGGTATTGGAGGAGATCCTATCATCGGTACTTCTACCAAAGATGCTGTACAGTTGCTCATGGAGGATCCGGAGACTGAAGGGATCGTGATGATCGGTGAAATCGGTGGAAACTACGAAGCTGAGGCAGCCAAATGGATCAAAGAAAATGGCAACAAAAAGCCTGTAGTAGGATTTATTGCCGGCCAAACAGCACCTCCCGGAAGAAGAATGGGCCATGCCGGAGCCATTATCGGTGGCGCAGATGACACTGCTGCCGCCAAAATGAAGATCATGGCCGCCAATGGCATCCATGTGGTCAACTCCCCTGCAGATATCGGGGAAGTCATGAAAAAAGCATTGGGCTAA
- a CDS encoding alpha/beta fold hydrolase: protein MHKAEGFQIISEDKTKISATLFSGDAKSAHLIIVSPAAGAPQRYYKGFADYACQYKEFDVITFDYRGIGDSLHSSVKDERCKMSDWGDKDLNSVIAWANKKYDKIFLIGHSVAGQIFPKAANNGRIRSAYFVGSQSAYNGHWKGFWWLYVLIFWYILIPTTVAIYRYLPGWTMGGKIDIPRNAALEWRKWGTHPQGVLQGSKEMAQKFDAVKIPVHFVNIQDDKLLAPSAATQALMHYYRNAVTTFQFIKPKDLGFEKIGHFGFFKKKFARKLWPMPIFFFTQFLNKFD from the coding sequence ATGCATAAGGCTGAAGGGTTTCAGATCATTTCGGAGGATAAAACTAAAATAAGCGCTACGCTTTTTTCAGGGGATGCCAAAAGCGCACATCTGATCATCGTGAGCCCTGCAGCAGGGGCCCCTCAGCGCTACTACAAAGGGTTTGCAGACTACGCTTGCCAATACAAAGAATTTGATGTGATCACTTTTGACTATCGGGGGATAGGAGACTCGCTGCACAGCTCGGTCAAAGACGAGCGCTGCAAAATGAGCGACTGGGGGGACAAAGACCTCAATAGCGTGATTGCCTGGGCGAATAAAAAATATGATAAAATTTTCCTGATAGGTCACAGTGTGGCGGGGCAGATTTTTCCAAAGGCGGCCAACAACGGACGCATTAGATCAGCTTACTTTGTGGGGTCTCAATCTGCCTATAATGGACACTGGAAGGGCTTTTGGTGGCTGTATGTACTGATTTTCTGGTATATTTTAATACCCACCACTGTGGCCATCTACCGCTACTTGCCGGGCTGGACCATGGGTGGAAAAATAGATATCCCCAGGAATGCGGCACTCGAGTGGAGAAAGTGGGGAACCCACCCTCAGGGCGTATTGCAGGGGAGTAAGGAGATGGCCCAAAAATTTGATGCGGTAAAGATCCCGGTGCATTTTGTGAATATTCAGGATGATAAACTGCTGGCACCTTCGGCCGCTACACAGGCCCTGATGCATTATTATCGAAATGCCGTGACCACTTTTCAGTTTATCAAACCAAAAGATCTGGGATTTGAAAAAATTGGCCATTTTGGCTTTTTCAAAAAGAAGTTTGCCAGGAAGCTCTGGCCAATGCCCATCTTCTTCTTCACTCAGTTTTTAAATAAATTTGATTGA